The proteins below come from a single Erythrobacter sp. SG61-1L genomic window:
- a CDS encoding PQQ-dependent dehydrogenase, methanol/ethanol family, whose amino-acid sequence MPFRKRLAAQVAGLFALFLAVFALQVGSPAIAQGPASLLANPPADAWPSDGRDYTAQRYSPLTQINAGNVSKLGLAWYADLDTYRGVEGTPIYADGVLYNILAWNITSAYDAKTGKLLWTFDPQVPREYGRYACCEPVARGLAMWNGKIIIATLDGRVIGLDAKTGKQIWSTQTFSHDMPYSITGAPRVFDGKVVVGQSGGDLGVRGFVIALDADTGQKLWKFFLAPGNPANGPDGEASDSIMEMARKTWHGEYWKLGGGANAWDSIAYDPANKLVFVGTGNGSPLSRYHRSENKGDNLFVCSIVALHADTGTYAWHYQMVPGEDWDYTCTSSIISADLKIGGKMRQVIMQAPKNGFFYVIDRKTGKLISAETHVKVNWAFGIDKKTGRPIENPETRYGVDPVLVYPGPGGAHNWFPMAFSPRTKLAYFPSYQSGMVYALDPNFKPQPFRSNAGWGGYTGEAMQKRMKLMEQANADEKAWLTAYDPVRQAIAWQVPLPRHGNGGVFVTASDLVFEGTTKQTFAAFDAKTGKVLWEYPTQSAPVSGGITYELDGVQYVAINAGWGGGAAQIERGAGTELPRAPARLLVFKLGGTQQLPPLAKAEAIPNPPPLRASEASVARGAELFANTCALCHGANAKGGVKDLRHMTMETHGKFNDIVLKGIYQDKGMASFADILKPDDVEAIHNYLIARANEDWGGD is encoded by the coding sequence ATGCCTTTCCGCAAACGCCTTGCCGCGCAGGTCGCGGGCCTCTTCGCCCTTTTTCTTGCGGTCTTCGCCCTGCAAGTGGGATCGCCTGCCATCGCGCAAGGTCCAGCAAGCCTGTTGGCCAATCCGCCCGCCGATGCCTGGCCGAGCGACGGGCGGGATTACACCGCTCAACGCTATAGCCCGCTCACGCAAATCAATGCCGGGAATGTCAGCAAGCTGGGCCTGGCCTGGTATGCCGATCTCGACACCTATCGCGGGGTGGAAGGCACGCCGATCTATGCCGACGGGGTGCTTTACAACATCCTCGCCTGGAACATCACATCGGCCTACGACGCGAAGACCGGCAAACTGCTGTGGACCTTCGACCCGCAGGTTCCGCGCGAATATGGCCGCTATGCCTGCTGTGAGCCTGTTGCACGCGGGTTGGCCATGTGGAACGGCAAGATCATCATTGCCACGCTGGACGGGCGCGTAATCGGGCTTGATGCCAAGACCGGCAAGCAGATCTGGTCCACCCAGACCTTCAGTCACGACATGCCCTATTCCATCACCGGCGCACCGCGCGTGTTCGATGGCAAGGTGGTGGTCGGCCAGTCCGGCGGCGATCTGGGCGTGCGCGGTTTCGTGATCGCGCTGGATGCCGATACGGGCCAGAAACTGTGGAAGTTCTTCCTGGCCCCCGGCAACCCCGCCAACGGCCCGGATGGCGAGGCTTCGGATTCCATCATGGAGATGGCCCGCAAGACCTGGCACGGCGAATATTGGAAGCTGGGCGGCGGCGCCAATGCGTGGGATTCCATCGCTTACGATCCGGCCAACAAGCTCGTCTTCGTCGGCACCGGCAATGGCTCGCCCCTCTCGCGCTATCACCGCAGCGAGAACAAGGGCGATAATCTGTTCGTCTGCTCCATCGTCGCACTTCATGCCGATACGGGCACCTATGCCTGGCATTACCAGATGGTTCCGGGGGAAGACTGGGATTACACCTGCACTTCCTCGATCATCAGCGCGGACCTGAAGATCGGCGGCAAGATGCGCCAGGTGATCATGCAGGCGCCGAAGAACGGCTTCTTCTATGTGATCGACCGCAAGACCGGCAAACTCATCAGCGCGGAAACGCATGTGAAGGTGAACTGGGCCTTCGGCATCGACAAGAAGACCGGCCGCCCCATCGAGAACCCCGAAACCCGCTATGGCGTGGATCCGGTGCTGGTCTATCCCGGCCCCGGCGGCGCGCATAACTGGTTCCCCATGGCCTTCAGCCCGCGCACCAAGCTGGCCTATTTCCCCTCCTATCAGTCGGGCATGGTCTATGCGCTGGACCCGAACTTCAAGCCGCAGCCCTTCCGCTCCAATGCGGGCTGGGGCGGCTATACGGGCGAAGCCATGCAGAAGCGCATGAAGCTGATGGAACAGGCCAATGCGGACGAGAAGGCTTGGCTGACCGCCTATGACCCTGTGAGGCAGGCAATCGCCTGGCAGGTGCCCCTGCCCCGCCATGGCAATGGCGGCGTATTCGTCACCGCTTCCGATCTGGTCTTCGAAGGCACCACCAAACAGACCTTCGCCGCTTTCGATGCGAAGACTGGCAAGGTCTTGTGGGAATATCCGACGCAGAGCGCGCCCGTTTCCGGCGGGATCACCTATGAGCTGGATGGCGTGCAATATGTCGCCATCAATGCCGGCTGGGGCGGCGGTGCAGCGCAGATCGAGCGTGGCGCCGGCACGGAACTGCCCCGCGCCCCGGCCCGCCTGCTGGTGTTCAAACTGGGCGGAACGCAGCAACTCCCCCCGCTGGCCAAGGCAGAAGCGATCCCCAACCCGCCCCCGCTGCGCGCCAGCGAGGCATCGGTTGCACGCGGGGCAGAGCTGTTCGCCAATACCTGCGCCCTGTGCCACGGCGCCAATGCCAAGGGTGGCGTGAAGGATCTGCGCCACATGACCATGGAAACCCATGGCAAGTTCAACGACATCGTCCTGAAGGGGATTTATCAGGACAAGGGCATGGCCAGCTTCGCCGACATATTGAAGCCCGACGATGTCGAGGCGATCCACAATTACCTGATCGCCCGCGCCAATGAGGATTGGGGCGGCGATTGA
- a CDS encoding nuclear transport factor 2 family protein, with translation MRALAIALAGAALALPLPAAAQKLSQTQIDAEVDALTARVEKLEGTRAVKKLQRAFGYYVDRGLWGDAADLFADDGTIEIGMDGVYVGKDRIREYLKRLHGGQEGLIYGQLNEWVTLQPSIDVAKDGRSATARWRDLGMLGQYKKHAEWRDGIYENTYEKGADGIWRIKSLHLYVNFLAPYEKGWARLKPGEGLVQSEASKAYPADRPPTASYKPFPEVQVPPFQAPNPATGKPVKGGK, from the coding sequence ATGCGCGCGCTCGCCATCGCCCTTGCAGGGGCGGCACTCGCCCTCCCCCTGCCTGCCGCCGCGCAGAAGCTGTCCCAGACGCAGATCGACGCCGAGGTCGATGCGCTGACCGCCCGCGTCGAAAAGCTGGAAGGCACGCGCGCCGTAAAGAAGCTGCAGCGCGCCTTTGGCTATTATGTCGACCGCGGCCTGTGGGGTGACGCGGCAGACCTGTTTGCCGATGACGGCACCATCGAGATCGGCATGGACGGCGTCTATGTCGGCAAGGACCGCATCCGTGAATATCTCAAGCGGCTGCATGGCGGGCAGGAAGGGCTGATCTACGGCCAGCTCAATGAATGGGTTACCCTGCAGCCCTCCATCGATGTTGCAAAGGACGGCCGCAGCGCCACTGCCCGCTGGCGCGATCTGGGAATGCTGGGCCAGTACAAGAAGCACGCCGAATGGCGCGACGGCATTTACGAAAACACCTATGAGAAGGGCGCGGACGGGATCTGGCGGATCAAGTCGCTGCATCTCTACGTCAACTTCCTCGCCCCTTACGAAAAGGGCTGGGCGCGGCTGAAACCGGGCGAAGGCCTGGTCCAGTCCGAAGCATCGAAGGCCTATCCGGCGGATCGTCCGCCTACGGCCAGCTACAAGCCCTTCCCCGAAGTTCAGGTGCCGCCGTTCCAGGCGCCCAATCCCGCGACCGGCAAGCCGGTGAAGGGAGGCAAGTGA
- a CDS encoding nuclear transport factor 2 family protein produces the protein MKMRFLIAAALLSATASPAFAQDAGAEQKLDQLEARITRLEDLNQIEVLQRTYGYFVDKGQWTQLSELFTEDATLEIGGKGLFLGKKRVLEYMQTAFGPDGAKPGMLANHMQFQPVPDISADGKTGWVRSRAYVMSIGGWGLPLYENEYRKGDDGIWRISRLSGPFTMYTNWDGWGKNALNNTWPDKFDPPPDLPPSTVYLTYPAYYIVPFHYPNPVTGKAFQPDAGEVGAYHRPPGTAEQAASLKVGRLVDGTQPIAEPPKD, from the coding sequence ATGAAAATGCGTTTCCTGATTGCCGCAGCGCTGCTTTCAGCCACTGCCTCGCCCGCCTTTGCGCAGGACGCTGGCGCGGAGCAGAAACTCGACCAGCTCGAAGCCCGCATCACGCGGCTGGAAGACCTCAACCAGATCGAAGTGCTCCAGCGCACATACGGCTATTTCGTGGACAAGGGCCAATGGACCCAGCTTTCCGAGCTATTCACGGAGGATGCCACGCTGGAAATCGGCGGCAAGGGCCTGTTCCTGGGCAAGAAACGCGTGCTGGAATATATGCAGACCGCCTTTGGCCCCGATGGCGCCAAGCCGGGCATGCTGGCCAACCACATGCAATTCCAGCCCGTGCCGGACATCTCCGCCGATGGAAAAACCGGCTGGGTCCGCAGCCGCGCCTATGTGATGAGCATCGGCGGCTGGGGCCTGCCTCTGTACGAAAACGAATATCGTAAAGGCGATGACGGTATCTGGCGCATCAGCCGCCTGTCCGGCCCCTTCACCATGTACACCAATTGGGATGGCTGGGGTAAGAACGCCCTCAACAACACCTGGCCGGACAAGTTCGATCCGCCGCCAGACCTGCCGCCTTCCACGGTCTATCTGACCTATCCCGCCTATTACATCGTGCCGTTCCATTATCCCAACCCGGTGACGGGCAAGGCCTTCCAGCCCGATGCGGGCGAAGTGGGCGCCTATCACCGCCCGCCGGGCACGGCGGAACAGGCCGCGTCACTCAAGGTTGGCCGTCTGGTTGACGGAACCCAGCCGATTGCCGAACCGCCCAAGGACTGA
- a CDS encoding cation transporter yields MFDLALPWLKLAICMALIGFAGPALAKNGDRIAQLTGLSRSWIGLILLATATSLPELFTGVSSVTIADAPNIAVGDALGSCVFNLLMLVLLDELSRSEPVYRRIDQGHILTAGFGVIMIGTVGAVILLNHTGLDVSLGHVSIYTPFLVFLYLIAMRSAFDYQKRAIAAAHAEASLPGLTLRQAVARYAAASAIVIAAGIWLPFVGIEIAETMGWQRTFVGTLLIAATTSVPELVVSISALRMGAVDMAIGNLLGSNLFDVLVLAIDDIAYTKGPLLSSVSDAHGITVFAAVIMSGIFIVALLFKPQSRIHGTVSWISLSLLLAYLFSAYASYLLGS; encoded by the coding sequence TTGTTCGATCTGGCACTACCCTGGCTGAAACTCGCCATCTGCATGGCGCTGATCGGTTTCGCAGGCCCTGCCCTTGCAAAAAATGGCGATAGGATCGCCCAACTGACCGGCCTCTCCCGCTCCTGGATCGGCCTCATCCTCCTCGCTACCGCCACATCCTTGCCCGAACTGTTCACCGGGGTCAGTTCCGTCACCATAGCCGATGCGCCGAATATCGCCGTGGGCGATGCGCTGGGCAGCTGTGTGTTCAACCTGTTGATGCTCGTGCTGCTGGACGAGCTTTCGCGCAGCGAGCCTGTCTATCGCCGGATCGATCAGGGCCATATCCTGACGGCCGGGTTCGGCGTGATCATGATCGGCACGGTCGGTGCCGTCATCCTGCTCAATCACACCGGGCTGGACGTATCGCTCGGCCATGTCAGCATCTACACGCCCTTCCTGGTCTTCCTCTATCTGATCGCCATGCGATCCGCCTTCGATTACCAGAAGCGCGCTATTGCCGCGGCGCATGCAGAGGCATCACTGCCGGGGTTGACGCTGCGTCAGGCCGTGGCGCGCTATGCCGCAGCTTCAGCAATAGTGATCGCGGCCGGGATATGGCTGCCCTTCGTGGGCATCGAGATCGCCGAGACGATGGGCTGGCAAAGGACATTTGTCGGCACCTTGCTGATCGCCGCCACGACATCTGTTCCGGAACTGGTCGTCAGCATCAGCGCGCTGCGTATGGGCGCGGTGGACATGGCAATCGGCAATCTGCTGGGCAGCAATCTGTTCGATGTGCTGGTGCTGGCGATTGACGACATCGCCTATACCAAGGGGCCGTTGCTCTCATCGGTATCGGACGCACATGGCATCACGGTCTTCGCCGCCGTGATCATGTCGGGCATCTTCATTGTCGCCCTGCTGTTCAAGCCGCAGAGCCGCATCCATGGCACGGTGAGCTGGATCAGCCTTTCCCTGCTGCTGGCCTATCTGTTCAGCGCCTATGCGAGCTATCTGCTCGGCTCCTGA
- a CDS encoding S-layer family protein, which yields MMTKITDKGRNQLLATVGTAMVATMMAAGAQAADTVVQPVGPDLSDVITNVSGEDVISAVLDNVATITATINGTTGGVGLEETGTTTSSVTVDGNDILGVAIGNSFDNEIDLSLLENDLWDGSASLGLETNTGVIATDIYDNDIAVSINNFQTGSVAVTGNDIEGRATGNSGSTTLEGTVPNTYSSTVAGSSSIDSGLVPEWLNAEGSVVASTIQINGDPNITTDVIDNNIYLELMSTDDNTVTSAPAVEDNTIAANAKGNSSTSAINVQSGGAPEFEGSLVLSNGQTNVDTSGNGVIQAYNYDGDIYGVIEAYDYIYDYNTNTLNGSLSVSNNAFTATASGNDALGSNGVAGNSITLDDGLSFEGNASTATSDTAYASGTVSGTVAADVVINSSQGNVGASNGNRLNVDATAEYSYIYADVEALDTGSVSVEGNEISATSRGNAASSAFASGDGSAYFNGTVAVSNQQTNLYTDVSSNNYESVISSDVGYDDGLMEDSTLAVDGNRSAAAAYGNLVSQNVALEATTLGLPDDRVNLTGGTGPDGNVSAEGNVLVTSLQSQYSANVEANVESNEIYADSGADETINSSVSANGNTVEAIALGDSASNGLSLAGTTVGTGAGIANVQIVADASTVTAYSDSMIYAEADDVDASSIETNGNLQRSIAYGASAGNALSVDAQTVTVLSDVDSVASTVTVDYLEEFPLDFSVAPDVEAAYAVLNVQSVSAGISSIARGYDEDSPFDTEINDDAYNGSNITTDSNTLVAAAYGTDSNNQAVLNVGTLNATEDDVAGQPDFATVANVTNAQTVTEESSIYAEASGDELAETEVNGYLDQSSVSTSGNVGQALAYGNRASNGLTVTSTNIDTEADAVPYPNGIRGSAEVIAILDGAEASTDASFSVNNVQSAGGAITASLLDSVVAPDYSLEVVTYIQDEVTDSSVVSNNNLLTAGATGNRADNLIDLSGNTLATTSALVNFQQTEADIQALIGIEGSEGTPFIPGTPDTPGYTASMSGSSSAGSFVPSGNNIDITGSITVTFSGTFNQREVDYLNSIAGVSGATVGGNTITLTGTVDTTAFNSLNTDNGTGGYGVGNDDTFTVSGFNVPLIPGTADTPATPRTPNNGGVTIALDSSLSASTVSVEGNSIAGSVTGNSAANTVKVAGNSVPDGSDHFQGTATSDLFDTTADGDHMLTNVQMAGDSELTSTVYGTFAIDMTEGAEIDDSTLTVDGNSQSSRAVANTATNTLELTATNTDAAAVLASNQFGASEVSALSNVHIYAPVASDNTSVSMSDNSNLALAVVNNVSNNLTIEGTNVYPNVISRDVLLDVDSDVYGGGDNILLNQQIANTTAIAEAVTILYNEDGTYLSTDGVVDGSVTITGNTTTAEASANRAVNVADASAGSSLGASVGIVNFQGSSADVNASATTNAGVTLAGDDVLAAPALNGSSVTLGSNTTSSLARGNSAVNALNYSAGANYGQIDLLANTGAYTVTDPTNVSTSARAAVLNVQGNSGAVSATSTQATYVVALNTDLGDPAVTNATVGVIGNAVSAAAYGNTATNSVTVAALNTNVPSVAVGNVQTNTGPVTATVTTVTYGVSGGYGAIAGSAISVTNNAVTATAVGNNAVNAIVGN from the coding sequence ATGATGACTAAGATTACCGATAAGGGCCGTAACCAATTACTGGCAACGGTTGGCACTGCGATGGTCGCCACTATGATGGCAGCCGGCGCGCAGGCTGCCGATACCGTGGTTCAGCCGGTTGGGCCGGATCTCAGCGACGTGATCACCAACGTGAGCGGCGAGGACGTGATCAGCGCCGTGCTCGACAACGTGGCGACCATCACTGCAACGATCAATGGAACCACTGGCGGCGTCGGTCTGGAAGAAACCGGCACCACGACCTCTTCCGTTACGGTCGATGGTAACGACATTCTCGGCGTTGCGATCGGTAACTCGTTCGACAACGAAATCGATCTGTCGCTGCTTGAAAACGACCTTTGGGACGGTTCGGCTTCGCTCGGCCTGGAAACCAACACCGGCGTCATCGCGACCGACATCTATGACAACGACATCGCGGTCTCGATCAACAATTTCCAGACCGGCAGTGTCGCTGTAACCGGCAATGACATTGAAGGTCGCGCAACCGGCAACTCCGGCAGCACCACCCTCGAAGGCACCGTGCCGAACACCTATAGCTCGACCGTTGCCGGCAGCTCCAGCATCGATTCCGGCCTCGTGCCTGAATGGCTGAACGCCGAAGGCAGCGTGGTTGCCAGCACCATTCAGATCAATGGTGATCCGAATATCACCACTGACGTCATTGATAACAACATCTACCTGGAACTGATGAGCACAGACGACAACACCGTCACCTCTGCTCCTGCAGTCGAAGACAATACCATCGCCGCCAACGCCAAGGGCAACAGCTCGACTTCGGCTATCAACGTCCAGTCGGGTGGTGCACCGGAATTCGAAGGCAGCCTCGTTCTGAGCAATGGTCAGACGAACGTGGACACCTCGGGCAACGGCGTCATCCAGGCCTATAATTACGATGGCGACATCTATGGCGTGATCGAAGCGTATGATTACATCTACGACTACAACACCAACACGCTGAACGGCAGCCTGTCCGTTTCGAACAACGCCTTCACCGCCACCGCCTCGGGTAACGATGCGCTCGGCAGCAACGGCGTTGCCGGCAACAGCATCACTCTGGACGATGGCCTGTCTTTCGAAGGCAATGCTTCCACTGCCACTTCGGATACGGCTTACGCTTCGGGCACCGTTTCGGGCACCGTGGCAGCTGACGTTGTGATCAACAGCAGCCAGGGCAATGTCGGCGCCTCGAACGGCAATCGTCTGAATGTCGATGCGACTGCCGAATACAGCTACATCTACGCCGACGTTGAAGCGCTGGATACCGGCTCTGTTTCGGTCGAAGGCAACGAAATCAGCGCAACTTCGCGCGGAAACGCTGCCAGCAGCGCGTTCGCGTCGGGTGATGGTTCGGCCTATTTCAACGGCACGGTCGCTGTTTCGAACCAGCAGACCAACCTCTACACCGATGTGTCGAGCAACAATTACGAATCGGTCATTTCGTCTGACGTCGGTTATGACGATGGCCTGATGGAAGACAGCACGCTGGCTGTTGACGGCAACCGCTCGGCTGCGGCTGCTTACGGCAACCTGGTGAGCCAGAACGTTGCGCTCGAAGCGACTACGCTTGGCCTGCCTGACGATCGCGTGAACCTGACGGGCGGCACTGGCCCCGACGGTAACGTATCTGCTGAAGGCAACGTGCTCGTCACCAGCCTGCAGAGCCAGTATAGCGCAAATGTCGAAGCAAATGTCGAAAGCAACGAAATCTACGCAGATTCGGGCGCTGACGAAACCATCAACAGCTCGGTTTCGGCCAATGGCAACACCGTTGAAGCTATCGCCCTGGGCGACTCCGCTTCCAACGGCCTGTCGCTCGCCGGCACGACTGTCGGCACCGGTGCAGGCATCGCCAACGTGCAGATCGTCGCCGACGCTTCGACCGTCACCGCCTACAGCGACTCGATGATCTATGCTGAAGCTGATGACGTTGACGCCAGCTCGATCGAAACCAACGGCAACCTGCAGCGTTCGATCGCCTATGGCGCATCGGCCGGCAACGCGCTCTCGGTTGATGCGCAGACCGTAACCGTATTGTCGGATGTCGACTCTGTCGCTTCGACCGTCACCGTTGATTATCTCGAAGAGTTCCCGCTCGATTTCAGCGTCGCTCCGGATGTTGAAGCAGCCTACGCTGTGCTGAATGTCCAGTCGGTCTCGGCCGGTATCTCGTCCATTGCCCGCGGCTATGACGAAGACAGCCCGTTCGATACCGAAATCAACGATGACGCCTATAACGGTTCGAATATCACAACCGACAGCAACACCCTTGTCGCTGCCGCTTACGGCACTGACTCGAACAATCAGGCTGTCCTCAACGTCGGTACGCTTAATGCTACCGAAGACGATGTGGCTGGCCAGCCTGACTTCGCCACCGTGGCGAATGTCACGAACGCACAGACCGTTACCGAAGAATCGTCGATCTACGCCGAAGCTTCGGGTGACGAACTGGCCGAAACCGAAGTCAACGGTTACCTTGATCAGTCGAGCGTTTCGACCTCGGGCAACGTCGGACAGGCTCTCGCCTACGGCAACCGCGCCAGCAACGGTCTGACCGTTACTTCGACCAACATCGACACCGAAGCTGACGCGGTCCCGTACCCGAACGGTATTCGTGGTTCGGCCGAAGTCATCGCGATCCTCGATGGCGCTGAAGCCAGCACGGATGCTTCCTTCAGCGTGAACAACGTCCAGTCCGCCGGTGGTGCGATCACCGCCTCGCTGCTGGATAGCGTCGTCGCTCCGGACTATTCGCTTGAAGTCGTCACCTACATCCAAGACGAAGTCACTGACTCTTCAGTGGTGAGCAACAACAACCTGCTGACCGCGGGCGCCACCGGCAACCGTGCGGACAACCTGATTGATCTGAGCGGCAACACGCTGGCCACCACCAGCGCACTGGTGAACTTCCAGCAGACGGAAGCTGATATCCAGGCTCTGATCGGGATCGAAGGTTCGGAAGGCACGCCGTTCATTCCGGGCACTCCGGATACGCCGGGCTACACTGCCAGCATGTCGGGCAGCAGCTCAGCTGGTTCCTTTGTCCCGTCAGGCAACAATATCGATATCACTGGCTCGATCACGGTGACCTTCTCGGGCACTTTCAATCAGCGTGAAGTCGATTATCTGAACAGCATCGCTGGTGTGAGCGGTGCCACCGTTGGTGGGAACACGATCACGCTTACCGGAACTGTCGATACGACTGCGTTCAACAGCCTGAACACTGACAATGGGACGGGCGGTTATGGCGTCGGTAACGACGATACTTTCACCGTTTCCGGCTTCAACGTTCCGCTGATCCCCGGCACGGCCGACACTCCGGCAACCCCGCGTACGCCGAACAATGGTGGTGTGACGATCGCTCTGGACAGCTCGCTGTCTGCATCGACCGTCTCGGTTGAAGGCAATTCGATCGCTGGTTCGGTCACTGGCAACAGTGCAGCGAACACGGTCAAGGTCGCCGGCAACTCGGTTCCGGATGGCAGCGATCACTTCCAGGGCACTGCCACTTCCGATCTGTTCGACACGACGGCCGATGGTGATCACATGCTCACCAACGTTCAGATGGCCGGCGACTCTGAGCTGACCAGCACTGTCTATGGCACTTTCGCCATCGACATGACGGAAGGCGCCGAGATCGACGACTCCACCCTGACGGTTGACGGTAACAGCCAGAGCTCGCGTGCGGTCGCCAATACGGCAACCAACACACTTGAACTGACTGCCACCAACACCGATGCGGCTGCAGTGCTGGCTTCGAACCAGTTCGGCGCTTCGGAAGTCTCGGCCCTGTCGAATGTTCACATCTACGCACCGGTTGCTTCGGACAACACCAGCGTCAGCATGTCGGACAACTCGAACCTGGCCCTGGCTGTGGTGAACAACGTCAGCAACAACCTGACCATCGAAGGCACCAACGTCTATCCGAACGTCATCTCGCGGGATGTCCTGCTCGACGTGGACAGCGACGTGTATGGCGGTGGCGACAACATCCTGCTCAACCAGCAGATCGCCAACACCACCGCAATCGCGGAAGCTGTGACCATCCTCTACAACGAAGACGGTACGTATCTCTCGACCGATGGCGTTGTTGACGGTTCGGTGACGATCACCGGCAACACCACCACTGCGGAAGCTTCGGCCAACCGTGCGGTGAACGTGGCCGATGCAAGCGCCGGTTCCAGCCTTGGTGCCAGCGTGGGTATCGTCAACTTCCAGGGTAGCAGTGCAGACGTGAATGCTTCGGCAACCACCAATGCGGGCGTGACCCTTGCTGGTGACGATGTTCTGGCGGCTCCTGCCCTCAACGGCAGCAGCGTGACCCTGGGCAGCAACACCACCAGCTCGCTTGCTCGCGGTAACTCGGCTGTCAACGCGCTGAACTACTCGGCAGGTGCCAACTACGGTCAGATCGACCTGCTGGCGAACACCGGTGCGTACACCGTAACTGACCCGACGAACGTTTCCACTTCGGCTCGTGCCGCCGTGCTGAACGTTCAGGGTAACAGCGGTGCCGTCTCGGCCACCAGCACTCAGGCTACCTACGTGGTCGCTCTGAACACAGACCTGGGCGATCCGGCTGTCACGAACGCCACGGTTGGCGTGATCGGCAATGCCGTCTCGGCAGCTGCCTATGGCAACACCGCGACCAACTCGGTCACGGTTGCTGCTCTGAACACCAATGTCCCGTCCGTCGCGGTGGGCAATGTTCAGACCAACACCGGCCCGGTCACCGCCACTGTCACCACCGTGACCTACGGCGTGAGCGGCGGTTACGGCGCCATCGCCGGCAGCGCGATCTCGGTCACCAACAATGCTGTCACCGCCACTGCGGTCGGCAACAATGCGGTGAACGCAATCGTCGGCAACTAA
- a CDS encoding nuclear transport factor 2 family protein, protein MRGLKPLRALVLATAALAATTPALAQNQSPEARLAAYRERVERLEDQDAVENLQADYGYYFDKGLWDDVADLFSKDGSFEYGQRGVYIGRERIRRALLLFGPNGLAPAHLNNHMQLQSVIVVAKDGKSATGRWQGMVMLGEPGRNGVWGVGIYENRYVKEAGVWKISSLHFYPTALTDYDLGFMKSALPMEGMSALFPPDRPPTEIYRTLPGNYIPPFSFAHPVTGKSLKDLPQPPDDVVGRK, encoded by the coding sequence ATGCGCGGATTGAAACCCTTGCGGGCACTGGTGCTCGCCACGGCCGCTCTGGCCGCGACCACCCCCGCCCTTGCCCAGAACCAATCCCCGGAAGCCCGCCTTGCTGCCTATCGCGAGCGGGTGGAACGGCTGGAGGATCAGGACGCAGTCGAAAATCTTCAGGCCGATTACGGATATTATTTCGACAAGGGCCTGTGGGACGATGTGGCCGATCTGTTCAGCAAGGATGGCAGCTTCGAATATGGCCAGCGCGGCGTCTATATCGGGCGTGAACGCATCCGCCGTGCGCTGCTGCTGTTCGGCCCGAACGGCCTTGCTCCGGCCCATCTGAACAATCACATGCAGCTGCAAAGCGTGATCGTGGTGGCCAAGGACGGCAAGAGCGCCACCGGCCGCTGGCAGGGCATGGTGATGCTGGGCGAACCCGGCCGCAATGGCGTCTGGGGCGTCGGCATCTATGAAAACCGCTATGTGAAGGAAGCGGGCGTCTGGAAGATTTCCAGCCTGCATTTCTATCCCACCGCGCTGACCGATTACGATCTGGGCTTCATGAAATCGGCCCTGCCGATGGAGGGCATGAGCGCCCTGTTCCCACCGGACAGGCCACCGACGGAAATCTATCGCACGCTGCCGGGCAACTACATTCCGCCCTTCAGCTTCGCTCACCCGGTTACGGGCAAGTCCCTGAAAGACCTGCCGCAGCCGCCTGACGATGTTGTGGGGAGGAAGTGA